One Verrucomicrobiota bacterium genomic region harbors:
- the guaA gene encoding glutamine-hydrolyzing GMP synthase: protein MPEVVAVLDFGSQYTQVIARRLRECKVYSKVYPFSTTAEALKKDGVKGVILSGGPSSVYADNAPKPDTAIFDLGVPVLGICYGIQLLGFLLGGKTEHSEEREYGKGTLEITGDSPLFQGIEKTIQVWNSHGDKLTVLPEGFVPVAKTENSNFAAIQNCKRNFYGLQFHPEVFHTEQGTDIIRNFVFSICDCTGDWTMENYIESSIATIKETVGDKKVILGLSGGVDSSVAAKLIHEAIGTQLTCVFVDNGLLRKNEREAVEKLYGDHFQINLVVSKAADLFLSRLAGVTDPEQKRKIIGNTFIDVFEAEVEKIGEVDFLAQGTIYPDIIESVPIDGNPASLIKSHHNVGGLPERMKLKILEPLNQLFKDEVRVLGKSLGLPDNVVWRQPFPGPGLAVRVLGAITEDILKVLREADAILLEEMKSADLYYKVWQSFAVFLPVRTVGVMGDERTYDNVIALRIVESVDAMTADWARLDHELLGKISNRIINEVKGVNRVVLDISSKPPSTIEWE, encoded by the coding sequence ATGCCTGAAGTAGTTGCAGTCCTGGATTTTGGTTCACAATATACACAAGTAATCGCTCGTCGCTTGAGGGAATGCAAAGTTTACTCAAAGGTATATCCGTTCTCGACTACAGCCGAAGCACTCAAGAAAGATGGAGTTAAAGGAGTCATACTCTCCGGCGGCCCGTCCTCGGTTTATGCAGATAACGCACCCAAACCGGATACTGCCATTTTTGATCTAGGCGTGCCCGTCCTTGGTATTTGTTACGGGATACAATTGCTTGGTTTCCTTCTTGGTGGCAAAACGGAACACAGTGAAGAACGTGAATATGGTAAAGGAACCTTGGAGATCACCGGGGATAGCCCGCTTTTTCAAGGGATTGAAAAAACAATCCAGGTTTGGAATTCACATGGGGACAAGTTGACGGTGTTACCTGAAGGATTTGTTCCTGTCGCGAAAACTGAAAACAGCAATTTTGCTGCGATACAAAATTGTAAGCGGAATTTTTATGGGCTTCAATTTCATCCAGAAGTTTTCCATACAGAACAAGGAACGGATATCATCCGGAATTTTGTATTTTCGATCTGCGATTGTACCGGCGATTGGACGATGGAAAACTACATTGAAAGCTCGATTGCCACAATCAAAGAAACCGTCGGAGACAAGAAAGTAATTTTGGGATTAAGTGGAGGAGTCGACAGCTCGGTTGCTGCAAAATTAATTCACGAGGCCATTGGTACCCAGTTAACCTGTGTATTTGTGGACAATGGGCTGCTTCGCAAAAATGAACGGGAAGCGGTTGAAAAACTCTACGGCGATCATTTTCAAATCAACCTGGTTGTCTCAAAAGCAGCGGATTTATTTTTGTCGCGCCTTGCCGGGGTCACCGATCCCGAACAAAAGCGCAAGATTATCGGAAATACATTCATTGATGTATTCGAAGCCGAGGTTGAGAAAATAGGCGAAGTCGACTTTCTCGCTCAGGGAACTATCTACCCTGACATTATTGAATCGGTTCCTATTGACGGGAATCCTGCTTCTTTAATTAAGAGTCATCACAATGTAGGTGGTTTGCCGGAGCGGATGAAACTAAAGATTTTGGAACCACTCAACCAGTTGTTTAAAGACGAAGTTCGTGTATTGGGCAAAAGTTTGGGGCTCCCGGATAATGTGGTTTGGAGACAGCCTTTTCCAGGACCCGGCCTAGCCGTTCGTGTATTGGGTGCAATTACAGAAGATATCCTTAAAGTACTTCGTGAAGCGGACGCCATTCTTTTGGAGGAAATGAAATCGGCCGATCTTTATTATAAAGTATGGCAATCTTTTGCCGTGTTTCTGCCGGTTCGAACCGTGGGAGTCATGGGGGACGAAAGAACCTACGACAATGTGATTGCCTTACGGATCGTTGAAAGTGTCGATGCAATGACCGCAGACTGGGCACGGCTCGACCATGAATTATTGGGGAAGATCTCAAACAGAATCATTAATGAAGTTAAGGGGGTAAATCGAGTTGTGCTTGATATTAGTTCAAAACCCCCCAGCACGATCGAGTGGGAATAA
- the rplQ gene encoding 50S ribosomal protein L17: MRHLKHRHELGVKKAHRPALMANLAMAIIKEGRIKTTLAKARALRPFIEKLITLAKRGTLADRRLANSRIRNKEAVQILFNEKVEEFKDRQGGYTRIYKIGNRIGDAAEMALIELIPAGDEGYGKKRKAKKAAKKPAAAKAVEAVVAEEVETSESEAKAEAVVVEEPEAEAEEAKVEEPVAEAEVTLEAEAVADEPEPEAEEESKK, from the coding sequence ATGCGCCATTTAAAACATAGACACGAACTCGGGGTAAAAAAAGCCCACCGCCCGGCCCTGATGGCCAATCTTGCGATGGCCATCATCAAGGAAGGCCGAATCAAAACAACATTGGCAAAAGCCAGAGCACTCCGACCTTTCATTGAAAAGCTAATTACCTTGGCTAAACGGGGAACTCTTGCTGATCGTCGGTTGGCAAACTCTCGGATCCGCAACAAGGAAGCCGTTCAAATTCTCTTCAACGAAAAGGTTGAAGAGTTTAAAGATCGTCAAGGTGGATATACACGGATTTACAAAATTGGTAACCGTATAGGTGATGCTGCTGAAATGGCGCTCATCGAATTGATTCCTGCTGGTGACGAAGGTTACGGCAAGAAGCGGAAAGCTAAAAAAGCTGCCAAAAAACCTGCTGCGGCCAAGGCAGTTGAAGCGGTCGTTGCTGAAGAGGTAGAAACTTCTGAAAGTGAAGCCAAAGCAGAGGCCGTTGTTGTCGAGGAGCCAGAAGCTGAAGCCGAAGAAGCTAAAGTGGAAGAACCCGTAGCTGAAGCGGAGGTAACACTGGAAGCCGAAGCAGTGGCTGACGAACCTGAACCTGAAGCGGAGGAAGAATCCAAGAAATAA
- a CDS encoding DNA-directed RNA polymerase subunit alpha produces the protein MATRLGKFEIPNRLTKDEEGSNETFARFIAEPFEGGYGHTIGNSLRRVLLSSIEGAAISSIKIEGVSHEFQSIEGIVEDITDLVLNLKKILLINHKREPIKLLIDVTKEGPVTAADIQPDSNIEIINPDQLICTLDHEKRFFAELEIKVGRGYVPGEDNKSEDDPIGVIPIDCLYSPVRLVKYSVENTRVGQMTDYDKLIFEISTDGRITPDDAMKHAASILKHHLDVFDKVNDESVEFESEGSEVSEEQNKLRKLLNMSVNEIELSVRAANCLNNANITTVGELAMKSEQEMLKYRNFGKKSLNEIKAKLEQLGLSLGMKIDERLLDSRMD, from the coding sequence ATGGCCACCCGATTAGGAAAATTCGAAATACCCAACCGCCTTACTAAGGACGAAGAGGGCTCAAATGAAACGTTTGCCCGGTTTATAGCCGAACCTTTTGAAGGCGGGTACGGACACACCATTGGCAATTCTTTGCGCCGAGTTCTTCTGAGCTCTATCGAAGGAGCAGCAATCTCTTCTATTAAAATTGAGGGAGTTAGTCATGAGTTTCAAAGCATCGAGGGTATTGTTGAAGATATCACCGATCTGGTTTTGAACCTTAAGAAAATTCTTTTGATTAATCATAAGCGCGAGCCTATAAAATTGCTTATCGATGTGACAAAAGAAGGTCCAGTCACTGCGGCAGATATTCAGCCGGACTCAAATATTGAGATCATTAATCCTGATCAATTGATTTGCACACTTGATCACGAAAAACGTTTTTTCGCTGAGCTTGAAATTAAAGTAGGTCGTGGCTATGTCCCAGGTGAGGACAACAAGAGTGAAGATGATCCTATCGGTGTCATCCCAATTGACTGTCTTTACAGCCCGGTTCGTCTTGTGAAATACAGCGTAGAGAACACTCGGGTTGGTCAAATGACCGATTACGACAAATTGATTTTTGAAATCTCCACTGATGGCAGAATAACACCTGATGACGCGATGAAGCATGCTGCTTCAATCCTTAAACATCACCTGGATGTGTTCGATAAGGTTAATGACGAAAGTGTAGAATTTGAAAGTGAAGGCTCCGAAGTTAGCGAAGAGCAGAACAAGCTTCGCAAACTGCTTAATATGAGCGTTAACGAAATCGAACTTTCTGTTCGTGCAGCTAATTGCTTGAATAACGCCAACATAACCACCGTTGGGGAGTTGGCGATGAAGTCTGAGCAAGAAATGCTCAAATATCGTAATTTCGGTAAGAAATCACTGAATGAAATTAAAGCCAAACTTGAGCAACTCGGTCTGTCTTTGGGAATGAAAATCGATGAGCGTCTCCTCGATTCTCGCATGGACTAA
- the rpsD gene encoding 30S ribosomal protein S4 codes for MARYTGPTTRINRRFGMAIFPPNKAFERKSYPPGVHGPRLRRKQSDYSIGLNEKQKLRYMYGMTEKQFRRTYEQAKHAKGVTGEVFLQKLETRLDNVIYRLNLSKTRSGARQFVNHGHIKVNGHKVDIPSYQVQAGDEIEVKDSTSSKQLATRALDETRARTIPEWASLTEDTFKGKINRLPTREEIEVGINELLIVEFYNR; via the coding sequence ATGGCTCGTTACACAGGACCCACTACACGTATTAATCGCCGTTTTGGAATGGCGATTTTCCCACCTAATAAGGCTTTTGAGCGCAAAAGCTATCCCCCCGGGGTTCATGGACCTCGCCTTCGCCGCAAGCAAAGCGACTACTCTATCGGTCTGAACGAAAAGCAAAAACTTCGTTATATGTACGGTATGACAGAAAAGCAATTCCGTCGCACCTATGAGCAAGCCAAACACGCCAAAGGTGTTACTGGTGAAGTATTTTTGCAAAAGTTGGAAACTCGCTTGGATAACGTTATTTATCGATTAAATCTGTCCAAGACACGTTCGGGTGCTCGCCAATTTGTGAACCACGGTCACATCAAAGTGAATGGCCACAAAGTAGACATTCCAAGTTACCAAGTTCAAGCTGGGGACGAGATTGAAGTTAAAGACTCCACCTCTTCAAAGCAACTTGCGACCCGCGCTCTTGACGAAACCCGGGCTCGTACCATTCCCGAATGGGCGTCTCTCACCGAAGATACTTTCAAAGGTAAAATAAACCGTCTACCTACTCGTGAAGAGATAGAGGTAGGCATCAATGAGCTGCTCATTGTTGAATTCTATAACCGTTAA
- the rpsM gene encoding 30S ribosomal protein S13, protein MPRLLGVDIPNNKRTEFALRYIYGIGPTRSTAIVTELKLDHAHRAHELSEEQINQISEIIIRNQWMTEGDLRRDIASNLKRLQAIQCYRGYRHRRGLPVRGQRTSTNARTRKGGRRTVGVVTKK, encoded by the coding sequence ATGCCTCGATTACTAGGTGTAGACATTCCAAATAACAAGCGAACCGAGTTCGCTCTTCGTTATATTTACGGCATCGGCCCGACTCGCTCAACTGCGATTGTTACTGAGCTTAAGCTCGATCATGCCCACCGGGCGCATGAACTTTCTGAAGAGCAGATTAACCAGATTTCGGAGATAATAATACGTAATCAATGGATGACTGAAGGTGATCTACGTCGTGATATTGCATCGAATTTAAAGCGTCTTCAAGCCATCCAGTGCTACAGGGGTTATCGCCATCGCCGGGGACTTCCAGTCCGCGGTCAGCGTACCAGCACTAATGCTAGAACTCGTAAAGGCGGCCGTAGAACTGTGGGCGTAGTAACCAAAAAATAA
- the map gene encoding type I methionyl aminopeptidase — MIPVKNSAEIIKMRAACEVAATVLYKVTQLVEPGVNTYDLDQAGKRFIQELGATSACYNYRNGSKVYPGYICISVNEEVVHGIGSMKRTIKNGDVVSLDVVIRLDGFIGDNAKTIIVGEASEDVQFLVEETRKSLEFAIGFAKPGGRVGDISNAVQTYIESRGLAIVRDFVGHGVGRSMHEEPQIPNYGRKGKGEKLKPGMTLAIEPMVNLGTPSVRVLSDGWTAVTLDSKPSAHFEHTVLISEDGPEILTLPKK, encoded by the coding sequence ATGATTCCTGTCAAAAACAGCGCTGAAATCATTAAAATGAGGGCGGCCTGTGAGGTTGCAGCCACTGTTCTTTATAAAGTCACTCAGCTCGTAGAACCCGGAGTTAACACTTACGATCTCGACCAAGCTGGGAAACGGTTCATTCAAGAATTGGGAGCCACAAGCGCCTGTTACAATTATCGTAACGGAAGCAAAGTGTATCCCGGTTATATTTGCATTTCTGTGAACGAAGAAGTCGTCCACGGAATTGGAAGTATGAAACGAACAATCAAGAATGGGGACGTTGTATCACTCGACGTTGTCATTCGCTTAGATGGGTTCATCGGCGATAATGCTAAAACTATTATTGTTGGGGAAGCTTCTGAGGACGTTCAATTCCTTGTCGAAGAAACGCGCAAATCACTCGAATTCGCCATAGGTTTTGCCAAACCTGGTGGTCGAGTAGGGGATATTTCCAATGCTGTTCAAACTTACATCGAATCTCGCGGTTTAGCGATCGTTAGAGATTTTGTAGGTCACGGAGTCGGAAGATCCATGCACGAAGAACCGCAAATCCCCAATTACGGTCGTAAAGGTAAAGGTGAGAAACTAAAACCAGGAATGACTTTGGCTATTGAGCCAATGGTCAATCTCGGAACTCCAAGCGTCCGCGTTCTTTCCGATGGATGGACTGCTGTCACTCTAGATAGCAAACCTTCAGCCCATTTTGAGCACACAGTCCTTATTTCAGAGGACGGTCCAGAAATATTAACTTTACCGAAAAAATAG
- the secY gene encoding preprotein translocase subunit SecY, whose translation MLSAFTNSFKIPELRNKIFFTLSMLFVARIGANIPLPGIDPTPLQDFFADQTASGSSGVLGLYNMFTGGALLKGAVFALGIMPYISASIIFQLMTAVVPSLARLAREGDVGRQKITQYTRLATIVICLVQGTLLIIGLKNPGGLFSGFEKEVYGSIILSDSAWFVMSSVVILTTGTIILMWLGEQITEKGIGQGVSLLIMIGIISDLPSAMATLYRMVFAPIGTSRIEVPELALMFVLLLVVTAGLVAVIQAMRKIPVQYAKRVVGRKVYGGQSSFLPLKVNYSGVMPVIFASAILMFPQQILSSLSASFNSLSFLGTISGWFVQGTVSYYFIFGFLILVFSYFWVSVMFKPIQVADDLKKNGGYIPGVRPGEPTAKFLDFVMTRLTFAGAAFLTLIALFPDVLLFSLNVPYQISNFFGGTGMLITVGVILQVLQQVETYLLQRHYDGFLKKGRIRGRNPATKARPQLSVTSEMGNLRPLMLVLGAIFLIGIISWVLRTWVL comes from the coding sequence ATGCTATCCGCCTTTACAAATAGTTTCAAAATACCGGAACTGCGTAACAAGATTTTCTTCACCTTGTCTATGCTGTTTGTGGCACGGATCGGTGCCAATATTCCGCTTCCCGGTATAGATCCTACGCCGCTTCAAGATTTCTTTGCAGATCAAACGGCATCGGGCTCCTCGGGTGTACTTGGTCTCTACAACATGTTTACGGGTGGCGCACTTCTGAAAGGTGCGGTTTTTGCTTTGGGCATCATGCCTTACATATCGGCGTCCATTATCTTTCAGTTAATGACAGCGGTAGTTCCCAGTTTGGCTCGTCTCGCCAGAGAAGGCGATGTGGGTCGACAAAAGATTACCCAATACACGCGACTTGCTACTATTGTTATCTGTTTAGTCCAGGGGACTCTGCTAATTATTGGACTAAAAAATCCTGGAGGATTGTTTTCCGGATTTGAGAAAGAGGTCTATGGTTCCATCATTCTGAGTGATAGTGCCTGGTTTGTAATGAGCTCGGTCGTCATATTAACAACGGGGACTATCATTCTCATGTGGCTCGGAGAGCAGATTACTGAAAAAGGAATCGGCCAAGGAGTTTCATTATTGATTATGATCGGTATTATTTCCGATCTTCCCAGTGCGATGGCCACGCTTTACCGCATGGTTTTCGCGCCTATCGGCACCAGTCGAATTGAGGTTCCCGAACTCGCGTTGATGTTCGTGTTACTGCTGGTTGTAACGGCTGGACTTGTCGCTGTTATTCAAGCCATGCGGAAAATTCCGGTTCAGTACGCCAAACGCGTAGTTGGTCGCAAGGTCTATGGTGGACAAAGTTCTTTCCTTCCACTGAAGGTAAATTACTCCGGTGTAATGCCTGTGATTTTTGCCAGTGCGATCTTGATGTTTCCACAACAGATCCTGTCTTCCCTTTCTGCCAGTTTCAACAGTCTTTCATTTTTAGGAACTATTTCCGGTTGGTTTGTTCAAGGAACGGTCTCCTACTATTTCATTTTTGGATTCCTAATATTGGTTTTCAGTTACTTCTGGGTATCGGTCATGTTTAAGCCGATCCAGGTTGCTGATGATCTGAAAAAGAATGGGGGCTACATTCCCGGCGTTCGTCCTGGTGAGCCGACTGCAAAGTTTCTAGACTTTGTGATGACTCGTCTAACCTTCGCGGGTGCTGCGTTCCTCACTTTGATTGCTTTATTTCCTGATGTTCTTCTTTTCTCCCTCAACGTTCCATACCAAATCTCCAATTTCTTTGGAGGAACCGGGATGTTAATTACGGTGGGAGTTATTCTTCAAGTTTTACAACAAGTTGAGACTTATCTTTTGCAACGCCACTATGATGGCTTCTTGAAAAAGGGCCGTATTCGTGGTCGCAATCCAGCTACCAAAGCTCGTCCACAACTTTCCGTAACGTCTGAAATGGGCAACCTACGTCCATTAATGCTCGTTCTCGGTGCAATTTTTCTGATTGGAATTATTTCTTGGGTCCTAAGGACCTGGGTTCTCTGA
- the rplO gene encoding 50S ribosomal protein L15, translated as MRLHNLKNTPGAVHRKKRLGNGESSGTGKTCGKGHKGQKARTGGGIRIGFEGGQMPLYRKLPHRGFSNAQFTTSYEVVNLSDLAKLGDETEANPETLSKVGVLRPGSKLVKILGTGEVDKAYKVSAHKFSVTAKQKIEAAGGEVTELA; from the coding sequence ATGAGATTACATAATCTTAAAAATACACCTGGTGCTGTTCACCGCAAAAAACGTCTTGGCAACGGAGAAAGCTCCGGAACAGGCAAGACCTGTGGGAAAGGCCACAAAGGACAGAAAGCACGGACTGGCGGTGGAATTCGCATCGGTTTTGAAGGTGGTCAAATGCCTCTTTATCGTAAGTTGCCGCACCGTGGTTTCAGTAACGCCCAGTTTACGACCTCGTATGAAGTTGTGAACCTCAGTGATCTGGCAAAACTCGGAGATGAGACAGAAGCAAATCCCGAAACCTTATCGAAGGTGGGCGTTTTGCGTCCTGGATCGAAGCTGGTAAAGATCTTGGGAACTGGCGAAGTAGACAAAGCCTACAAGGTCAGTGCTCATAAATTTTCTGTTACTGCCAAGCAAAAGATTGAAGCGGCTGGTGGTGAAGTAACCGAACTTGCTTAA
- the rpsE gene encoding 30S ribosomal protein S5: protein MATPEEAPELVDKVVNINRCAKVVKGGRRFSFSSTVVTGDLHGRVGVGMGKAKEVPEAIRKGTEKAHKNMVTVPLRNDTIPHAVIGVSGGGKVILRPAGPGTGVIAGGGVRAVLEAVGVKNILSKSLGSNNHRAMINATLDGLRQLRSKEHIAAIRNAD, encoded by the coding sequence ATGGCTACTCCAGAAGAAGCACCAGAATTGGTAGATAAAGTTGTCAACATCAACCGTTGCGCGAAAGTCGTAAAGGGTGGACGTCGTTTTAGTTTTTCCTCCACCGTAGTAACCGGTGATCTCCATGGCCGCGTAGGTGTTGGAATGGGTAAAGCAAAAGAAGTACCTGAAGCAATTCGCAAAGGAACGGAAAAAGCACACAAAAATATGGTTACTGTTCCGCTGCGTAATGACACCATACCTCATGCCGTTATCGGTGTGTCCGGAGGCGGAAAAGTTATTTTGCGCCCAGCCGGTCCGGGAACCGGAGTCATTGCCGGAGGCGGGGTTCGCGCTGTGCTCGAAGCAGTTGGAGTTAAAAATATTCTTTCTAAGTCCCTTGGTTCAAACAACCACCGGGCCATGATCAACGCCACTTTAGATGGATTGAGGCAATTACGCTCAAAGGAACATATTGCTGCAATTCGCAACGCAGATTAA
- the rplR gene encoding 50S ribosomal protein L18, which produces MKVNKKIIQKQKRRWRIRKKIIGSAERPRLAVHLSNKHVYGQLIDDNAGKTLVYVSSLSKDLKGQNLKANVEGAQAVGKIVAERAKGAGVEKVVFDRSGRIYHGCVKAFADAAREGGLTF; this is translated from the coding sequence ATGAAAGTTAATAAAAAAATTATTCAAAAACAAAAACGTCGCTGGCGCATCCGTAAGAAAATTATCGGTTCAGCTGAACGCCCTCGTCTTGCTGTTCACCTCAGTAACAAACACGTCTATGGCCAACTCATTGACGACAATGCGGGTAAGACCTTGGTCTATGTGTCCTCGTTGAGCAAAGACCTCAAGGGTCAAAACCTAAAGGCAAATGTTGAAGGTGCCCAAGCCGTTGGCAAAATTGTTGCCGAACGGGCGAAAGGCGCAGGAGTTGAAAAGGTCGTGTTTGATCGTAGTGGACGTATATACCACGGGTGCGTAAAAGCATTCGCAGATGCTGCTCGGGAGGGTGGCCTAACATTCTAA
- the rplF gene encoding 50S ribosomal protein L6, producing the protein MSRIGKLPVDIPGQVTVSVEANVVSVEGPKGKLKKEFPNAVTITKEEAQIIVAPSGNSRFSKAMYGTVRSLIANMVTGVVDGYSKDLEISGVGFRAALNGNNLDLNLGYSHPCLYAIPSGITITVKDNTKLKVEGIDKQMVGEAAASIRAFYPPEPYKGKGVKIVGEYVRRKEGKTAGK; encoded by the coding sequence ATGAGTAGAATTGGAAAATTACCAGTAGACATTCCGGGACAAGTAACTGTTTCAGTTGAAGCCAATGTAGTGTCCGTCGAGGGCCCTAAAGGTAAACTGAAAAAAGAGTTCCCCAATGCTGTAACTATAACAAAAGAAGAGGCTCAGATCATTGTGGCACCTTCTGGCAATTCACGCTTTTCAAAGGCTATGTATGGAACTGTCCGCTCACTGATCGCCAATATGGTGACTGGTGTTGTTGATGGATACAGCAAAGACCTTGAGATCAGTGGAGTAGGTTTTCGAGCTGCGTTAAACGGCAATAATCTCGATCTGAACCTGGGTTACTCTCACCCGTGTCTTTATGCAATTCCTTCGGGAATAACTATCACGGTTAAAGACAACACCAAGTTGAAAGTCGAAGGCATCGACAAGCAAATGGTTGGTGAAGCCGCTGCGTCGATCCGCGCGTTTTACCCACCAGAGCCATACAAAGGCAAAGGGGTGAAGATTGTCGGTGAATACGTCCGCCGTAAGGAAGGTAAAACAGCCGGTAAATAA
- the rpsH gene encoding 30S ribosomal protein S8 — protein MTDPIADFLTQIRNASAANKESCQVQHSKMKREIARILKASGYIRGYEDIDMPGNKKFLKVELKFVDGEPAFSSIERFSRPGRRIYFAASEVPKVLGGMGTGILTTSQGLMTDYQARQQNVGGELICKVQ, from the coding sequence ATGACAGATCCGATTGCAGATTTTTTAACACAAATACGGAATGCATCCGCGGCGAACAAGGAGTCTTGCCAAGTACAGCATTCAAAAATGAAGCGCGAAATCGCCCGCATTTTAAAAGCGAGTGGTTACATTCGAGGCTACGAGGATATCGACATGCCGGGAAACAAGAAATTCCTGAAAGTTGAGCTCAAATTCGTAGATGGCGAACCTGCCTTTTCATCCATTGAGCGCTTCAGTCGTCCAGGTCGCCGTATCTATTTTGCCGCGAGCGAAGTACCAAAAGTACTTGGTGGCATGGGTACTGGCATTCTAACTACATCGCAGGGTTTGATGACGGATTACCAGGCACGTCAGCAAAACGTGGGTGGCGAACTTATCTGCAAAGTCCAATAA
- the rpsN gene encoding 30S ribosomal protein S14: MAKISAIHRNKKRERLVAKYAERRAELKKILSSPDVKDEEFFQAQRALIKLPRNSSAVRLRNRCNITGRPRAYMGRFGLSRITFRELALAGRIPGVTKSSW, from the coding sequence ATGGCAAAGATCTCTGCAATTCATCGAAATAAGAAACGCGAACGCCTCGTTGCAAAATATGCTGAGCGTCGTGCTGAACTTAAGAAAATTCTCTCGAGCCCTGACGTAAAGGACGAAGAGTTTTTCCAGGCACAACGTGCGCTCATAAAGTTGCCACGCAACTCTTCTGCAGTACGTTTGCGCAACCGTTGCAACATCACCGGTCGTCCCCGTGCTTATATGGGGCGCTTCGGTCTTTCTCGTATAACTTTCCGCGAACTGGCTCTTGCTGGTCGTATCCCTGGGGTAACTAAATCCTCTTGGTAA
- the rplE gene encoding 50S ribosomal protein L5, with protein sequence MNQPALKTTYNEQIVPALIKSRGYKNVMQVPKVTKIVLNSGVGSSNDKNVINDIAKDLGLITGQKPVITLSRVSISNFKLREGMPVGVKVTLRGNSMWEFLYRMITVSLPLIRDFRGIGKKLDGRGNYTLGIADHTIFPEINVDTHKHLVGMDVCIVTSASTDDEGLELLTLLGMPFRKVTPSA encoded by the coding sequence ATGAATCAACCAGCACTTAAAACTACTTATAACGAGCAAATCGTTCCAGCGCTAATAAAGAGCCGCGGATATAAGAACGTAATGCAAGTTCCCAAGGTAACCAAAATCGTCCTAAACTCGGGCGTTGGTTCCAGTAACGATAAGAATGTTATCAACGACATCGCCAAGGACCTAGGTCTTATAACCGGCCAAAAACCAGTCATTACCCTTTCGCGTGTCAGCATTTCGAATTTCAAATTACGCGAAGGAATGCCCGTAGGAGTTAAAGTTACGCTTCGGGGTAACAGCATGTGGGAATTTCTTTATCGTATGATCACTGTCTCCCTTCCTTTAATTCGGGATTTCCGAGGAATTGGTAAAAAATTGGATGGCCGTGGTAATTATACCCTCGGAATCGCCGATCATACCATTTTCCCAGAAATCAACGTCGATACCCATAAGCACTTGGTCGGAATGGATGTTTGTATCGTCACCAGTGCATCTACCGACGATGAGGGTCTCGAACTTCTAACGCTTCTGGGTATGCCTTTTCGCAAGGTTACTCCTTCAGCTTAA
- the rplX gene encoding 50S ribosomal protein L24, with translation MHFKTGDTVVAISGSQKGKSGKVLQINKNKERSIVEGLNMVKRHQKQTSAEDRQSGGIIEREASIHNSNLMEESRYNARRSK, from the coding sequence ATGCACTTTAAAACCGGCGACACCGTCGTCGCTATTAGCGGAAGCCAAAAGGGCAAGTCCGGCAAAGTTCTTCAGATCAACAAGAACAAAGAACGGTCTATCGTTGAAGGCCTCAATATGGTCAAGCGTCACCAAAAACAAACGAGTGCCGAGGATCGTCAGTCTGGTGGCATCATTGAACGTGAGGCTAGCATCCACAATTCGAACCTAATGGAAGAGTCGCGCTACAACGCTCGACGCTCAAAATAA
- the rplN gene encoding 50S ribosomal protein L14, which translates to MIQLLSSVDIADNTGAKKAKMIRRLGQMKKTASVGDIVVVHIKESTTDASVKKGDVVRGVVVRTKAPIRRADGSYLRFDSNAIVIIDDKKNPKGTRIFGPVARELRRKRFMKIISLAPEVL; encoded by the coding sequence ATGATTCAGCTTCTAAGTAGTGTAGACATTGCGGACAACACCGGCGCCAAAAAAGCGAAGATGATCCGTCGCCTCGGCCAGATGAAAAAAACCGCCAGCGTTGGTGATATCGTCGTGGTTCATATCAAAGAAAGCACCACTGACGCGTCCGTTAAAAAAGGAGATGTCGTCCGTGGGGTGGTAGTTCGAACCAAGGCGCCGATTCGTCGGGCTGATGGTAGTTACCTTCGCTTCGATAGCAACGCCATCGTCATTATCGATGACAAAAAGAATCCCAAAGGTACTCGAATCTTTGGTCCCGTAGCCCGTGAATTGCGCCGCAAGCGGTTTATGAAAATTATTTCTTTAGCACCGGAGGTTCTATAA